The following proteins are encoded in a genomic region of Oncorhynchus masou masou isolate Uvic2021 chromosome 32, UVic_Omas_1.1, whole genome shotgun sequence:
- the LOC135526303 gene encoding diacylglycerol kinase theta-like isoform X3 has product MFPCDEGHDSDTMADSSKNDNSIMESPPVSPLSRRGKPPESPGSRSRYQVSAPGHSFRKVTLTKPTFCHNCSDFIWGLNGFVCEVCNFMCHEKCLKMVRTVCSCMAPTQVRVPVAHCFGPAGQKKRFCCVCRKHLEGNTAVRCEVCELHAHYDCATFSCGDCRLCHQDGSQDFAKDAFPHHWREGNIPSGARCEVCRRTCSSSDVLAGMRCQWCGITTHAACYLIVPPECGLGRLRNMLLHPACVRICSRNFSKMHCYRISESYQNELDNLEDADRPTKESQLATTPDSGKQVLKVFDGDDAVKRSHFRLLSIPRITKNVEVVESALRAFYIPDDPLEYELQDNGQQALVDDDVLNHNGTPDKAIFKENVPEAWLLRAKPQETEVLRIYAGWLKVIVAYISISKNSTVDSVIKEALTQLEKQNEDPSSFNLVEVYMGSKQVQRRVLTGHELLLDKLQEIRKISLRQMNQTRFYIVESRNRIVQVNLLLEGLPVQLSKEEYADLLQEHLAIKSHLVTITHVYGNQGAVVLQIKCFSEAERIFMLAKDTSVSNQQLTSLVLPEIMHNKLPKGDSPLLVFVNPKSGELKGRELLYGFRKLLNPHQVFDMTNGGPLSGLHTFRAVPRFRVLVCGGDGTVGWVLGVLEAIRHKLVCPEPPVGIVPLGTGNDLARILRWGAGYSGEDPHHILVSVDEAEEVQIDRWTILLDAQEITDDGKENGLLEPPKIVQMNNYFGLGIDAEVSLDFHHARQEEPGKFNSRFHNKGVYLKAGLQKLSHTRNLHKDLKLQVDKQDIELPSIEGLIFLNIPRARCRAACALGSVSPRATTCVSQRPSPSLCRWMESPGSRPPDISSYLQQAQRCGC; this is encoded by the exons ATGTTTCCATGTGACGAGGGACACGACTCAG ATACGATGGCAGACAGCTCTAAGAATGATAATTCCATAATGGAAAGTCCACCCGTTAGCCCCTTGTCCAGGAGGGGAAAGCCTCCAGAGTCCCCTGGCTCTCGCTCAAGGTACCAGGTCAGCGCACCCGGACACAGTTTTAGGAAAGTGACTCTCACCAAGCCAACGTTCTGCCACAACTGCAGTGATTTCATATGGGGTCTTAACGGATTCGTTTGTGAAG TGTGTAACTTTATGTGCCATGAAAAGTGCCTGAAGATGGTGAGGACTGTGTGTTCATGCATGGCCCCAACACAGGTGCGG GTCCCTGTCGCCCATTGCTTTGGTCCAGCAGGGCAGAAAAAGAGATTCTGCTGTGTGTGTCGAAAGCATCTGGAGGGAAACACTGCCGTTCGTTGTGAAG TTTGTGAGCTGCATGCCCACTATGACTGTGCTACGTTCAGTTGTGGCGACTGCCGTCTCTGTCACCAGGATGGGAGTCAGGACTTTG CCAAGGATGCATTCCCCCACCACTGGCGGGAGGGGAACATTCCTTCAGGTGCACGCTGTGAGGTCTGCCGGCGCACCTGTAGCTCCTCAGACGTCCTGGCGGGGATGCGGTGTCAGTGGTGTGGTATTACG ACACACGCTGCCTGTTATCTCATTGTGCCGCCAGAGTGCGGTCTGGGACGGCTACGCAACATGCTTCTTCACCCTGCTTGTGTGCGAATATGCTCGAGGAACTTTAGCAAGATGCACTGCTACCGCATCTCTGAGAGCTACCAGAATGAGCTGG ATAACTTGGAAGATGCTGACAGACCTACAAAGGAGAGCCAGCTGGCAACCACACCAGATTCCG GGAAGCAGGTTCTCAAGGTGTTTGATGGGGATGATGCAGTCAAGCGTAGCCACTTCCGTTTGCTCTCCATTCCTCGGATAACCAAGAATGTGGAAGTAGTG GAGTCAGCGTTGAGGGCCTTTTACATCCCAGATGACCCCCTGGAATATGAGCTCCAAGACAACGGCCAGCAGGCTCTAGTTGATGACGACGTCCTCAACCATAATGGCACCCCCGATAAGGCAATCTTTAAGGAGAATGTGCCCGAGGCGTGGCTCCTAAGGGCCAAACCTCAGGAAACCGAGGTCCTCAGGATCTATGCCGGCTGGCTCAA GGTTATTGTGGCGTACATATCCATCTCCAAGAACAGCACTGTGGATTCTGTCATTAAGGAGGCCCTCACTCAACTGGAAAAACAG AATGAAGACCCATCAAGCTTCAATCTTGTGGAGGTTTACATGGGCAGTAAGCAAG TTCAGAGGCGAGTGCTGACAGGCCACGAGCTGCTGCTGGACAAACTGCAGGAGATAAGGAAG ATCTCCCTGAGGCAGATGAACCAGACCCGTTTCTACATCGTGGAGAGCAGGAACAGGATTGTGCAGGTCAACCTGCTTCTAGAGGGACTGCCTGTACAGCTGAGCAAGGAGGAATATGCAGACCTGCTACAGGAGCACTTAGCTATCAAGA GTCACTTGGTCACCATCACACATGTTTACGGGAACCAAG GTGCAGTGGTGTTGCAGATAAAGTGTTTCTCTGAGGCTGAGAGGATCTTCATGTTAGCCAAAGACACGTCTGTCAGCAACCAGCAGCTCACCTCTCTTGTCCTACCAGAGATCATG CACAACAAGTTACCCAAAGGTGACTCGCCCCTACTGGTGTTTGTCAACCCTAAGAGCGGTGAGCTGAAGGGCAGAGAGCTCCTCTATGGTTTCCGGAAGCTTCTGAACCCCCACCAAGTGTTTGATATGACCAATGGGGGACCATTGTCTGG ACTCCACACGTTTAGGGCGGTGCCCCGCTTCCGGGTGCTGGTGTGTGGGGGAGAtgggacagtgggctgggtcctggGAGTCTTGGAGGCCATCAGACACAAGCTGGTCTGTCCCGAGCCCCCCGTCGGCATCGTCCCACTCGGCACAG GTAACGACCTGGCGCGGATCCTGCGCTGGGGGGCGGGCTACAGCGGAGAGGACCCCCACCACATCCTGGTATCTGTGGACGAGGCGGAGGAGGTGCAGATAGACCGTTGGACTATTTTGCTGGATGCACAGGAGATCACAGATGACGGCAAGGAGAACGGCTTGCTGGAACCACCAAAG ATAGTGCAGATGAACAACTATTTTGGGCTGGGCATCGATGCTGAAGTCAGTCTGGACTTCCACCATGCCCGTCAAGAGGAACCAGGGAAGTTCAACAGCAG GTTTCACAACAAAGGTGTGTACCTAAAGGCGGGTCTGCAGAAGCTGAGTCACACACGGAACCTTCACAAGGACCTCAAACTACAGgtggacaagcaagacatagaaCTGCCCAGCATAGAAGGCCTCATCTTCCTAAACATCCCCAG GGCCAGGTGCAGAGCGGCATGCGCTCTGGGATCCGTCTCGCCCAGGGCAACTACGTGCGTATCACAGCGACCAAGCCCATCCCTGTGCAGGTGGATGGAGAGCCCTGGATCCAGGCCCCCGGACATATCATCATATCTGCAGCAGGCCCAAAG GTGCGGATGTTGA
- the LOC135526303 gene encoding diacylglycerol kinase theta-like isoform X1 gives MFPCDEGHDSDTMADSSKNDNSIMESPPVSPLSRRGKPPESPGSRSRYQVSAPGHSFRKVTLTKPTFCHNCSDFIWGLNGFVCEVCNFMCHEKCLKMVRTVCSCMAPTQVRVPVAHCFGPAGQKKRFCCVCRKHLEGNTAVRCEVCELHAHYDCATFSCGDCRLCHQDGSQDFAKDAFPHHWREGNIPSGARCEVCRRTCSSSDVLAGMRCQWCGITTHAACYLIVPPECGLGRLRNMLLHPACVRICSRNFSKMHCYRISESYQNELDNLEDADRPTKESQLATTPDSGKQVLKVFDGDDAVKRSHFRLLSIPRITKNVEVVESALRAFYIPDDPLEYELQDNGQQALVDDDVLNHNGTPDKAIFKENVPEAWLLRAKPQETEVLRIYAGWLKVIVAYISISKNSTVDSVIKEALTQLEKQNEDPSSFNLVEVYMGSKQVQRRVLTGHELLLDKLQEIRKISLRQMNQTRFYIVESRNRIVQVNLLLEGLPVQLSKEEYADLLQEHLAIKSHLVTITHVYGNQGAVVLQIKCFSEAERIFMLAKDTSVSNQQLTSLVLPEIMHNKLPKGDSPLLVFVNPKSGELKGRELLYGFRKLLNPHQVFDMTNGGPLSGLHTFRAVPRFRVLVCGGDGTVGWVLGVLEAIRHKLVCPEPPVGIVPLGTGNDLARILRWGAGYSGEDPHHILVSVDEAEEVQIDRWTILLDAQEITDDGKENGLLEPPKIVQMNNYFGLGIDAEVSLDFHHARQEEPGKFNSRFHNKGVYLKAGLQKLSHTRNLHKDLKLQVDKQDIELPSIEGLIFLNIPSWGSGADLWGSEGDSRYGKPRIDDGMLEVVGVTGVVHMGQVQSGMRSGIRLAQGNYVRITATKPIPVQVDGEPWIQAPGHIIISAAGPKVRMLRKYKHK, from the exons ATGTTTCCATGTGACGAGGGACACGACTCAG ATACGATGGCAGACAGCTCTAAGAATGATAATTCCATAATGGAAAGTCCACCCGTTAGCCCCTTGTCCAGGAGGGGAAAGCCTCCAGAGTCCCCTGGCTCTCGCTCAAGGTACCAGGTCAGCGCACCCGGACACAGTTTTAGGAAAGTGACTCTCACCAAGCCAACGTTCTGCCACAACTGCAGTGATTTCATATGGGGTCTTAACGGATTCGTTTGTGAAG TGTGTAACTTTATGTGCCATGAAAAGTGCCTGAAGATGGTGAGGACTGTGTGTTCATGCATGGCCCCAACACAGGTGCGG GTCCCTGTCGCCCATTGCTTTGGTCCAGCAGGGCAGAAAAAGAGATTCTGCTGTGTGTGTCGAAAGCATCTGGAGGGAAACACTGCCGTTCGTTGTGAAG TTTGTGAGCTGCATGCCCACTATGACTGTGCTACGTTCAGTTGTGGCGACTGCCGTCTCTGTCACCAGGATGGGAGTCAGGACTTTG CCAAGGATGCATTCCCCCACCACTGGCGGGAGGGGAACATTCCTTCAGGTGCACGCTGTGAGGTCTGCCGGCGCACCTGTAGCTCCTCAGACGTCCTGGCGGGGATGCGGTGTCAGTGGTGTGGTATTACG ACACACGCTGCCTGTTATCTCATTGTGCCGCCAGAGTGCGGTCTGGGACGGCTACGCAACATGCTTCTTCACCCTGCTTGTGTGCGAATATGCTCGAGGAACTTTAGCAAGATGCACTGCTACCGCATCTCTGAGAGCTACCAGAATGAGCTGG ATAACTTGGAAGATGCTGACAGACCTACAAAGGAGAGCCAGCTGGCAACCACACCAGATTCCG GGAAGCAGGTTCTCAAGGTGTTTGATGGGGATGATGCAGTCAAGCGTAGCCACTTCCGTTTGCTCTCCATTCCTCGGATAACCAAGAATGTGGAAGTAGTG GAGTCAGCGTTGAGGGCCTTTTACATCCCAGATGACCCCCTGGAATATGAGCTCCAAGACAACGGCCAGCAGGCTCTAGTTGATGACGACGTCCTCAACCATAATGGCACCCCCGATAAGGCAATCTTTAAGGAGAATGTGCCCGAGGCGTGGCTCCTAAGGGCCAAACCTCAGGAAACCGAGGTCCTCAGGATCTATGCCGGCTGGCTCAA GGTTATTGTGGCGTACATATCCATCTCCAAGAACAGCACTGTGGATTCTGTCATTAAGGAGGCCCTCACTCAACTGGAAAAACAG AATGAAGACCCATCAAGCTTCAATCTTGTGGAGGTTTACATGGGCAGTAAGCAAG TTCAGAGGCGAGTGCTGACAGGCCACGAGCTGCTGCTGGACAAACTGCAGGAGATAAGGAAG ATCTCCCTGAGGCAGATGAACCAGACCCGTTTCTACATCGTGGAGAGCAGGAACAGGATTGTGCAGGTCAACCTGCTTCTAGAGGGACTGCCTGTACAGCTGAGCAAGGAGGAATATGCAGACCTGCTACAGGAGCACTTAGCTATCAAGA GTCACTTGGTCACCATCACACATGTTTACGGGAACCAAG GTGCAGTGGTGTTGCAGATAAAGTGTTTCTCTGAGGCTGAGAGGATCTTCATGTTAGCCAAAGACACGTCTGTCAGCAACCAGCAGCTCACCTCTCTTGTCCTACCAGAGATCATG CACAACAAGTTACCCAAAGGTGACTCGCCCCTACTGGTGTTTGTCAACCCTAAGAGCGGTGAGCTGAAGGGCAGAGAGCTCCTCTATGGTTTCCGGAAGCTTCTGAACCCCCACCAAGTGTTTGATATGACCAATGGGGGACCATTGTCTGG ACTCCACACGTTTAGGGCGGTGCCCCGCTTCCGGGTGCTGGTGTGTGGGGGAGAtgggacagtgggctgggtcctggGAGTCTTGGAGGCCATCAGACACAAGCTGGTCTGTCCCGAGCCCCCCGTCGGCATCGTCCCACTCGGCACAG GTAACGACCTGGCGCGGATCCTGCGCTGGGGGGCGGGCTACAGCGGAGAGGACCCCCACCACATCCTGGTATCTGTGGACGAGGCGGAGGAGGTGCAGATAGACCGTTGGACTATTTTGCTGGATGCACAGGAGATCACAGATGACGGCAAGGAGAACGGCTTGCTGGAACCACCAAAG ATAGTGCAGATGAACAACTATTTTGGGCTGGGCATCGATGCTGAAGTCAGTCTGGACTTCCACCATGCCCGTCAAGAGGAACCAGGGAAGTTCAACAGCAG GTTTCACAACAAAGGTGTGTACCTAAAGGCGGGTCTGCAGAAGCTGAGTCACACACGGAACCTTCACAAGGACCTCAAACTACAGgtggacaagcaagacatagaaCTGCCCAGCATAGAAGGCCTCATCTTCCTAAACATCCCCAG ctggggCTCCGGGGCAGACCTGTGGGGATCAGAGGGTGACTCACGCTACGGGAAACCTCGCATTGACGATGGCATGCTGGAGGTGGTGGGGGTGACTGGGGTGGTACACATG GGCCAGGTGCAGAGCGGCATGCGCTCTGGGATCCGTCTCGCCCAGGGCAACTACGTGCGTATCACAGCGACCAAGCCCATCCCTGTGCAGGTGGATGGAGAGCCCTGGATCCAGGCCCCCGGACATATCATCATATCTGCAGCAGGCCCAAAG GTGCGGATGTTGAGGAAGTACAAACACAAGTAG
- the LOC135526303 gene encoding diacylglycerol kinase theta-like isoform X2, which yields MFPCDEGHDSDTMADSSKNDNSIMESPPVSPLSRRGKPPESPGSRSRYQVSAPGHSFRKVTLTKPTFCHNCSDFIWGLNGFVCEVCNFMCHEKCLKMVRTVCSCMAPTQVRVPVAHCFGPAGQKKRFCCVCRKHLEGNTAVRCEVCELHAHYDCATFSCGDCRLCHQDGSQDFDAFPHHWREGNIPSGARCEVCRRTCSSSDVLAGMRCQWCGITTHAACYLIVPPECGLGRLRNMLLHPACVRICSRNFSKMHCYRISESYQNELDNLEDADRPTKESQLATTPDSGKQVLKVFDGDDAVKRSHFRLLSIPRITKNVEVVESALRAFYIPDDPLEYELQDNGQQALVDDDVLNHNGTPDKAIFKENVPEAWLLRAKPQETEVLRIYAGWLKVIVAYISISKNSTVDSVIKEALTQLEKQNEDPSSFNLVEVYMGSKQVQRRVLTGHELLLDKLQEIRKISLRQMNQTRFYIVESRNRIVQVNLLLEGLPVQLSKEEYADLLQEHLAIKSHLVTITHVYGNQGAVVLQIKCFSEAERIFMLAKDTSVSNQQLTSLVLPEIMHNKLPKGDSPLLVFVNPKSGELKGRELLYGFRKLLNPHQVFDMTNGGPLSGLHTFRAVPRFRVLVCGGDGTVGWVLGVLEAIRHKLVCPEPPVGIVPLGTGNDLARILRWGAGYSGEDPHHILVSVDEAEEVQIDRWTILLDAQEITDDGKENGLLEPPKIVQMNNYFGLGIDAEVSLDFHHARQEEPGKFNSRFHNKGVYLKAGLQKLSHTRNLHKDLKLQVDKQDIELPSIEGLIFLNIPSWGSGADLWGSEGDSRYGKPRIDDGMLEVVGVTGVVHMGQVQSGMRSGIRLAQGNYVRITATKPIPVQVDGEPWIQAPGHIIISAAGPKVRMLRKYKHK from the exons ATGTTTCCATGTGACGAGGGACACGACTCAG ATACGATGGCAGACAGCTCTAAGAATGATAATTCCATAATGGAAAGTCCACCCGTTAGCCCCTTGTCCAGGAGGGGAAAGCCTCCAGAGTCCCCTGGCTCTCGCTCAAGGTACCAGGTCAGCGCACCCGGACACAGTTTTAGGAAAGTGACTCTCACCAAGCCAACGTTCTGCCACAACTGCAGTGATTTCATATGGGGTCTTAACGGATTCGTTTGTGAAG TGTGTAACTTTATGTGCCATGAAAAGTGCCTGAAGATGGTGAGGACTGTGTGTTCATGCATGGCCCCAACACAGGTGCGG GTCCCTGTCGCCCATTGCTTTGGTCCAGCAGGGCAGAAAAAGAGATTCTGCTGTGTGTGTCGAAAGCATCTGGAGGGAAACACTGCCGTTCGTTGTGAAG TTTGTGAGCTGCATGCCCACTATGACTGTGCTACGTTCAGTTGTGGCGACTGCCGTCTCTGTCACCAGGATGGGAGTCAGGACTTT GATGCATTCCCCCACCACTGGCGGGAGGGGAACATTCCTTCAGGTGCACGCTGTGAGGTCTGCCGGCGCACCTGTAGCTCCTCAGACGTCCTGGCGGGGATGCGGTGTCAGTGGTGTGGTATTACG ACACACGCTGCCTGTTATCTCATTGTGCCGCCAGAGTGCGGTCTGGGACGGCTACGCAACATGCTTCTTCACCCTGCTTGTGTGCGAATATGCTCGAGGAACTTTAGCAAGATGCACTGCTACCGCATCTCTGAGAGCTACCAGAATGAGCTGG ATAACTTGGAAGATGCTGACAGACCTACAAAGGAGAGCCAGCTGGCAACCACACCAGATTCCG GGAAGCAGGTTCTCAAGGTGTTTGATGGGGATGATGCAGTCAAGCGTAGCCACTTCCGTTTGCTCTCCATTCCTCGGATAACCAAGAATGTGGAAGTAGTG GAGTCAGCGTTGAGGGCCTTTTACATCCCAGATGACCCCCTGGAATATGAGCTCCAAGACAACGGCCAGCAGGCTCTAGTTGATGACGACGTCCTCAACCATAATGGCACCCCCGATAAGGCAATCTTTAAGGAGAATGTGCCCGAGGCGTGGCTCCTAAGGGCCAAACCTCAGGAAACCGAGGTCCTCAGGATCTATGCCGGCTGGCTCAA GGTTATTGTGGCGTACATATCCATCTCCAAGAACAGCACTGTGGATTCTGTCATTAAGGAGGCCCTCACTCAACTGGAAAAACAG AATGAAGACCCATCAAGCTTCAATCTTGTGGAGGTTTACATGGGCAGTAAGCAAG TTCAGAGGCGAGTGCTGACAGGCCACGAGCTGCTGCTGGACAAACTGCAGGAGATAAGGAAG ATCTCCCTGAGGCAGATGAACCAGACCCGTTTCTACATCGTGGAGAGCAGGAACAGGATTGTGCAGGTCAACCTGCTTCTAGAGGGACTGCCTGTACAGCTGAGCAAGGAGGAATATGCAGACCTGCTACAGGAGCACTTAGCTATCAAGA GTCACTTGGTCACCATCACACATGTTTACGGGAACCAAG GTGCAGTGGTGTTGCAGATAAAGTGTTTCTCTGAGGCTGAGAGGATCTTCATGTTAGCCAAAGACACGTCTGTCAGCAACCAGCAGCTCACCTCTCTTGTCCTACCAGAGATCATG CACAACAAGTTACCCAAAGGTGACTCGCCCCTACTGGTGTTTGTCAACCCTAAGAGCGGTGAGCTGAAGGGCAGAGAGCTCCTCTATGGTTTCCGGAAGCTTCTGAACCCCCACCAAGTGTTTGATATGACCAATGGGGGACCATTGTCTGG ACTCCACACGTTTAGGGCGGTGCCCCGCTTCCGGGTGCTGGTGTGTGGGGGAGAtgggacagtgggctgggtcctggGAGTCTTGGAGGCCATCAGACACAAGCTGGTCTGTCCCGAGCCCCCCGTCGGCATCGTCCCACTCGGCACAG GTAACGACCTGGCGCGGATCCTGCGCTGGGGGGCGGGCTACAGCGGAGAGGACCCCCACCACATCCTGGTATCTGTGGACGAGGCGGAGGAGGTGCAGATAGACCGTTGGACTATTTTGCTGGATGCACAGGAGATCACAGATGACGGCAAGGAGAACGGCTTGCTGGAACCACCAAAG ATAGTGCAGATGAACAACTATTTTGGGCTGGGCATCGATGCTGAAGTCAGTCTGGACTTCCACCATGCCCGTCAAGAGGAACCAGGGAAGTTCAACAGCAG GTTTCACAACAAAGGTGTGTACCTAAAGGCGGGTCTGCAGAAGCTGAGTCACACACGGAACCTTCACAAGGACCTCAAACTACAGgtggacaagcaagacatagaaCTGCCCAGCATAGAAGGCCTCATCTTCCTAAACATCCCCAG ctggggCTCCGGGGCAGACCTGTGGGGATCAGAGGGTGACTCACGCTACGGGAAACCTCGCATTGACGATGGCATGCTGGAGGTGGTGGGGGTGACTGGGGTGGTACACATG GGCCAGGTGCAGAGCGGCATGCGCTCTGGGATCCGTCTCGCCCAGGGCAACTACGTGCGTATCACAGCGACCAAGCCCATCCCTGTGCAGGTGGATGGAGAGCCCTGGATCCAGGCCCCCGGACATATCATCATATCTGCAGCAGGCCCAAAG GTGCGGATGTTGAGGAAGTACAAACACAAGTAG